Proteins co-encoded in one Oreochromis aureus strain Israel breed Guangdong linkage group 3, ZZ_aureus, whole genome shotgun sequence genomic window:
- the LOC120434319 gene encoding uncharacterized protein LOC120434319 translates to MCNHTVALLFQTAHYSQLRVPVVPPVHSCTESEQQWHKPRTVGVKPGPINSMIFTKPVPNRMAQTGVRSGFYRGMVGPLPDPCLFRITEAYAKFNIEDRPLVTTMNMRPDKPLVESAFGLVQECSVLSYQQPVLTTRYITLQRILKGTRQTADMRRGTEMEPAIAAEYRRLMNVNYSPCGLVIHPIAPWLAASPDGVVFDPNEYPQFGLVEFKCPNRTT, encoded by the exons ATGTGCAATCACACAGTGGCACTGCTCTTCCAAACAGCACACTACTCACAACTCAGAGTGCCGGTTGTCCCCCCTGTGCATAGCTGCACCGAATCTGAACAGCAATGGCACAAGCCACGGACAGTG GGTGTGAAGCCAGGACCCATCAACTCCATGATCTTCACTAAGCCGGTACCAAATAGGATGGCCCAGACTGGAGTACG GAGTGGCTTCTACAGAGGCATGGTGGGTCCGTTACCAGATCCTTGCTTGTTCAGAATAACGGAGGCATATGCAAAATTTAATATTGAGGACAGGCCACTTGTGACCACAATGAACATGAGACCTGACAAGCCCCTTGTGGAAAGTGCTTTTGGGCTGGTGCAGGAGTGCAGTGTTCTGTCATATCAGCAGCCGGTTTTGACAACCCGGTACATCACACTACAGCGTATATTGAAGGGAACAAGGCAGACAGCAGACATGAGGAGAGGAACTGAGATGGAGCCTGCAATAGCAGCAGAGTATCGTAGGCTAATGAATGTTAACTACTCACCCTGTGGTCTGGTCATTCACCCCATTGCCCCCTGGCTTGCCGCATCTCCTGATGGTGTTGTTTTTGACCCCAATGAATACCCCCAGTTTGGCCTTGTCGAATTCAAATGTCCCAAT AGGACTACCTAG